Within the Hevea brasiliensis isolate MT/VB/25A 57/8 chromosome 2, ASM3005281v1, whole genome shotgun sequence genome, the region cacttattgacatttacttggtgattcaattgagttttgtcatcatcaaaaagggggagattgttgaccccacaagctcaaaggagcatagattttgatgataccaaaactcaactagaatcaaactaacattgttttaagtgttgtgtatttcaaagaaaaaggacaaaaggattttatgatggattggtccttatgaagaaaagatgacattctaaggataacacaagacgaagcaaaagagataaaagaagaaaaggttaccttccaaggctgcattgaaaatcagatttgaaggtacatctagtatagaagttaattttatttcttaggatttcttgtgaaaagaattgaggagtaaaagtcaatgatgcttatttttaatccctcaaaagattttctttttaaatatcattactggcctaaaaagtgtttgactatgatttggtgtaaagttttatagttttgaaagttatgcagaaaagttttcctggtatgctaactggtttgctactgattttagtatgctaactggtttgctattttctcaagtacgctAATCGTTTGAActcgcacaacatcgcagaaacgacaaaataacggctattttcttgaaattcgtattcGTAACGTTCAAATGGGTTCTCAGAACggtaaaaacgttccaaagctataaatacaccttcctttggccattttgcactaaatgaaagtcctctactgttcaaaatctttaaagctttcattcaaagtgctcaaagtgatttattgctcatcattggcttatttactcaactcttctttatagttctttgttgtaattgagtgagagtgagtttttcaacacattattatcatttgtgagaggtcattcaagcacctattgaagcttggttgtgataagtgtttgggataacacttggtagaagtgtgaagctacttgtaaaagctttgttgagaagatttgtaaagggctttgtctcttgccttgaaaagagaagaatagtggagtgaagactcaaagtgtgatctttgagagagtggatgtaggctagttaaagccgaaccactataaaaatttcagtgttcattttctcaacccttgctctttacatttatgcaattttaattttatgaatgatatgcttttgctgatatgaaaattgatatcatatgcTGTTGATTTTGTCATTGCGAGAAAATAGTTTATCGCAAAATTTGCCGATATCCGATATATTCGCTGGTTATCTGTGTCAGCCGGATAGGATATCCGTATATCGCTCTAGTTGCTGTGATAAAAACGTATTCGCCATCGATATATTTACTGATTGCATACAGCTTAACattgagtcaacttgtcaatagagctatattgttcatttttcacattagataatttagttgaacctagctgcaattttcaaaggttttgagcaagaaccgaaaattgtttttaaagtccaattcacccccctcttggacatactTTGGGACATCAAGCTCGATCTTCATCCTTCGATTTACATAGCTATCGCCAAGAACAAAGATGCATACGTTTTTCACTAGCTTTTTGCCCCCACAAAAAATGACTGATCATGCTTTTCAATTCATCACAAAATGAAACAGGTAAGCAGAAACATTACATAACATAAGACGGATAAGTCTAAGCCACCGTCTTAATTAAAAGATCACGACCAGTAGTAGATAAGAAACGTTCCTTCCAGCCCTACAACCGTGCCCATAATCGATCTTTAATCTTACCAAACACAACCTTTTTGGAGCAACCCACCATAGTTGGGAACCTCAAATACAAATTGCGTTGCTCCACCACTCGTATTCCAATAGCAGAAGAAAGTGATTGACATAGCTCAGGAAAAACATGAGCACTGACAACTAATTTGGACTTGTGCGAGTTTATAATTCATACTACTGTAGCACCGAGGATACAACAGCTACTTCATCATGAGTAGCGCGAAGTAAAACAATGGTATCATCTGCGAACAAAAGATGAGAAATTCTAGGTGCACCCCTAAAAATCCGTACTCTTTTAAGCGAGCCACGCTGAACTGCATTATTCAATAAACTAGTGAGGTCTTCAGTGCATAACAAGAACCAATAAGGCCGAATACCCCGAGTAGTAGAAAAGGGACCTACTGCTCTACCATTAACCAGGACTAAATAAGAGACAGAAGTAACATATCTCATAATTAGATCGACCCAAACAGATGAAAAACCCAATCGTAGCATAATAGCCTCAAGAAAACACCACTCTACACGATCATAGGCCTTAGCCATATCCAGCTTTAGTGACATTAATGGACTACTCGACCGACCCCGAGTCCTCATGTGGTGAAACACCTCAAATTTAATGATAATATTAAAACTTCAaggattataaataattataaaacagACAAAATTTAATTTCTGTAGATTAAACATAAAACTTACTATGATATATAGACAATAAAATGTGCTGATCTTTTAATACAATAATATTAAATCTTTCTATTTAAGATAGCTATTgactttttgtttgatttttagaTGATAAAATAATCTCCCTAAATCTTTCATACATGGATTATTTTTTCAAGAACTTGATACACATGATGTATACAGATGAATTTAAACTACTATGTGTCAATGAAGAAACATGTTACACTATTAAATTTCATTGgtagaaaatgtaaattaaaatctAAAATCCCCAACTACATAAAATTAATGAtcgtatttttatttataataactaaaaataaaactctaataatataaaaaacaactataaaaattaagaaaaataaattcaAGGTCAATCAAGAACAATAGATCTGAGAATAAATTCTTAATATCCATTTTATAAAGATATAAATATAAGAGTttttgaaagaaaatataaaaaaattaaaatatgaaaattaaaaaaaaaaagaaaagaaaactcctAAAGGaggtgggatttttttttttaaaaaaaaaaacctccctCATATATTGTTATGTGTTAGAGAGAATTTTTATAGAGAAATAATTTTAGAGAGAGAGCCTTCACATTATGATTATTATAATGGTTATATGTATATAATAGAAGCTCAAGAcaaataattatttgatttagtCGTCATATAAAAGAGATGCACTTGGAGAACGCTCACTCAATCCACTCTTGAGAGCATTCTGAGCCCGTCTTGTGCCCAATAGAGGACTCTCACCTTGGgctttgaaaatccaatctcaatGTTGGACCGTAAAGAATTAGAAATTATTGAGGAACAAAGATATGTACAAGTTGGACCCAACTCTCAAGGGTCCATTAGTTTGTTGTAATAGATAGCCCGACATTCTCAAGATTTGATCCTATCGCCACAATAGAGCACGTTACACCTTTTGATTTCGGAACCCATAGGCTGCCTTCTTCTCTTTCGGATCTGAGTAGTTTGCTTCTTCATGATGCTTGTGGTATTGCTAGGCGCAGAAGTTTGCTGTTGTAATCTTTTGTTTAAGccgccttctctctttctttctctctctttctctcttaatgTTACATTCTCTTGAAGGACATATTTGCAatgtatgctttttttttttttttaataatttatgtataaaaaatattttttacaaatattttttaagaaaatattttttattatttaattataatacatgcgtttatattatatatgtataattatttttatattataaaattattaaaattcagtaaataatttattttttaaaaagtgaaagttatttttttaaaaaatagtttaattttctctttaattaaaatattttttatttattcatatttctgTGTATCCAAAcactaaaaaaatacaaaaatgattaaatttaGATGGGATCAACTGGTCAAATTATAAATCGAATACTTAAcccatttaaatttataattgaaCCAGATTAGAAAGTGATTGGATTGGTTCAACCAATTAATAAGACTAGAAACATTTTTTTAATACTAATGAAAGGGATTGAACCCAAAGCCTCATAGGAGGTCTTTAAAATTATGACTAATTGAGGTAACTTGATAATTGTATATttaataattcaatatatatatatatatatatatatatattaattaaaaatataattacatatttaaaaaaattttatttaatactcgtaaatattaaaaaataattataatgtttaaaattaaatacttttgtataaaatttaaaaatattattaaaatttatataaatataacttaataaatgttaaattttcattttaaataattaaaacttaattaattagatttatttatattaatatgttttacatttaattaatttttaatttattatatatatttaattaatttttaatttattatatatatttaattaatttttaataattaaactatTGTCTCACTTATTCTAATATTGATTTATTCACTCAGTTCCTACATTGAGTCAACCTCCAAATTAGGTTTAATAACACTGATTAGAATAACAATCATTAATAACttaatagtaaaatatttattttttataacatAAAAAATGAGACATTTAAATTTTCATATCTTCAtattaaaaaggaagaaaagaaacacacacacatatatatatatatatatatatatatatatatatatatatatatatatatatataaaagattaatagctTTTTTGTTACACAAAAATGAGAGAATCAGCCCTATTCGACAAGTGGAAATGCATTTCTTCAAGAGCGGGGTTACCTTATGGTCTCTTTCAGTTTCACATATGCCTCAGTCAACCCAATTTTCCCTGTATATGACCCAGCATCAGCATCAAAATGATAGCGATTCTTTTTCTTCGCCATTCTTCTGTTGCCTTTTGTTTTGGAAAGCTTCGCCATGCAATGGTAATGCTCCCTTTTAACAAACAAAGTGGCTTTAACATAAAGTGGTTTTAACAAAGCAACTTTAATTCATCCACTTTATTCTGGAAAATGCGATTAATGGTGGTAGCCCATTGTCGCTATTGATTCTGATttgcaataaataaatatggtttaTACACTAATTATTGGATACAGTAAGAATACTAAAATTCTCTCATACAAAAGTGAATACTTTAAAGAATAGATTCCATATCCTAAGAGATGTGCACCTAAAATTTTCTCTGGTTTATATTCCcttaaactatatatatatattttttattttaaattttattaggcCAGAAGTAAAGCTGCTACACAGTATTGAACACACCTAGAGCGACGAATTTTCTCTTCCACTGGTTTGATAAATTCATCCTTTTCTCTGTCTTCCCTTCCAGGTACTTATGTTTCCATATCACTTGTGAGTTGCAACTTGTCTTCTTCTCTCCATGTTTATATGTTGTATATTATAACCTATTTGTCACTTGTTGGTAATAAGAAGACTCCTCTTTCATCTTCCTTTCACGATTCGAATTTTTAGAGCATAAAAGAACTGAAGAAAGGTGGTATGAGCTTTTCATGTCAAGAGTCCTTTTCTGTTTCGATGattatatttattcatatttgctAAGAGTTATTGTTTAAGGAGCGAGCTTGTTGTGTTTAAACAGTCTGAAAATTCAATTTGTTTAGGAATTTCAGtttttcttttctccatttgaTGGGACTATTCTTAATTATATTAGgaatgcatataattgttgaaatTCAGTTCATGCAGAGAAAaatttaagagaaaaaaaaaaaaaaaaccctatgcAGAATTGCAAATTGGAGCAATGATCTAATGAATGTAATATTTTACAAAAATCAAGTCTGTGATAATAAGAATGGTGGGATTTTTATGAAATACCAACGAGGTCCATCAAATTCTGTATTCTTATCATGGacagaaaaattttttttttcctgatgGGATGGACAGAATATCTGTTAACCAATGTCACTCCTTGATATGTTCCTTTTTATTATGGGTTTTTACTTGATACCTGTTctggattttatttttatttcttcctATTTTGGGTTTTTTAGATTCTATGAATATTACTTTCTATTTTGCTTTTTAAATTTAGGCTTCAGTTATTTGTACttgtatatatataattcttacCTTCTATGAATAATGTACAACAATTTTCCATTCTCGTTAATATCCAATTCTCTATTCTCATAGACTGTAGCTAGGAATTCTTCGTCTGGCATTTTTCTTCCTTTATAGTTGTGACAATTGTGTGAATATTGTGATGTGTGCAAAAAGTGACTCAACTTTTGTTGACatcattggattttttttttgctgttatattttgatttattaagTTATTGGATAATGAAATTAACCTTAAATGTGGATTTCATAGATAAAATTCGAGTAAGGAGATGGCGGTGGTAGATTCTATGATTCAAATCCTTGCACAGCAAGTGTTTACAGCTCTCCAGAACCAAGCTCATTTTGCACTTGACTTCAAAGGTCAATTTGAGGTGATGAAGACTAGACTGGATCTAACGAAGGCCTTGCTTGCTGACACAGAAAATCTCAAAAGTAAGAAGGAAATTGTCAAGGCAAGTTTGTCGAGCTTAAGAGAATTGGTTTATGAAGCTGACAACATATTAACAGACTGCCTAATTAGAGATGAATATCAGAATGATGGGTCCTGTTCTAGTTTGACATTCCAAAAACCGTTGTTCTGGTATCAAACAGGCAAGAAACTGAAGGATATTAATGCAAAAATGGAGGCAATGGAAAGATCATTGGGTGCATATTTGAAAGCACAAGACTTGAGCAACCATGGAGATAATGAACACCAAATTGTGAAATACACAACACAAGATTATGACCCATCTGAGATAATTGGACTAGAACACGACTTGGAAAAGTTAAAAGGCTGGATTTTTGGCACAACGAATGTACTTCATCGGGTTGGCATAGTAGGGATGGGGGGCTTAGGGAAAACAACCATAGCCcagaaaatttttaatgatgagGAGGTTACTAAACGTTATGAAAAGATGCTTTGGGTGTCAGTTTCTCAAATTTCTAGCGAGGAAAGGATCCTGAGGAGCATGCTGGAACAACTGGAACCGAATTTCTCCATGTCTGATGAGAGTCAGATAATGCACAAAATCAACCAAGCTCTTGAAGGTAAAACTTGCCTAATTTTTATGGATGATGTTTGGAGGATGAATTTACCTTGGTGGGATAAATTCTGTTCAAGCCTGCAGAAAGTAATTGGTGGAAATAGCTGTGTTATTATCACTACCAGAAATGAAGAGGTTGCAACTGATATGGGTGTTGACAAATCACAAATTCATCAGCCCAAAACTCTGAATAAAGATGAAAGCTGGTTATTGTTCAGTAAATTTGCATTTGCAAGGTGCAGAGGGAAACGTTGCCCAGATGCACAATTTGAGAAAGAAGGCAGGGAAATCCTGGATAAATGTGGGGGACTTCCACTGGCAATCAAGACAGTAGCAGCATTACTGGCACCAAAAACCAATTCACTTGTACAATggaatgaaattaataaaaattttcatgAATTGATAGTGGAAGGAAAAATTAGTTCAGTGATGGCGTCTTTGCAACTGAGCTATGATGAACTTCCAACCCATCTAAAGCAATGTCTTTTGTGTTTCTCCATCTATCCTGAAGACTTTGAGATGCATGCTGAACAATTAGTCCATTGGTGGGTTGGAGAGGGACTTATCCAGGGTAAGGGCTCAAAAACAGCAAAAGAAATGGGATTTGAGTACCTATCTGATTTAGTAGCCAGATGTTTGGTTGAAGCTGTACATAGGCGAGACTATGATGGAAGAGTCTACTGTTGCAGGATGCATGATATGGTGCGGGAATTGACTATTAAGATTGCAGAGGAGGAATCATTTGGCAGATTTGATGAGCAAAGCAGGCAGATACCGATTGCAAATTCTCGCTGGTTGGGTATCACAAGCAAAATGCACTCAAAATCTTTAAGGAACAGCACAAAGCTCAGGGCATTATTATTAATGCCAAGCAGTGAAGTTGTCCTCGATAGGCGCATTGGGTGGTTTAGTTCCCTCAGGGTGTTGGATTTCTCACTTGGTAAGCTGGATAATATTTCTGTAGAGGATTTCTTGGTTTGGATTTGCTCTCTTAAACGCCTCGCGTATCTAAATCTTAGTGGTGTCTCAGGCATTAAAGAATTGCCATCCTCAATTAGAAAGCTACGAAACCTGCAGCTTTTGATTTTATGTGGATGCAGTAATCTGGTCAGATTAAATCCATATATTACTACATTGAAGAAGCTGGTGGTGTTGGATTTAGGATCTTGTGGTCTCGAGTATCTACCCAAAGGACTAGGGAGGTTATTCTATCTGCAAGAACTGTCTGGATTCAAGATAAGCAATCAGGCTAACAAGCAAAGCTGTCGACTTCATGAGCTTCGGGTACTGAGCCACCTGAGGGTCCTGCGAATGAACATAGGCATTGATTCTGTAATTTTAGAAGATGATAAAAGTGTCTTATCGCAGCTCAGTAAACTTAAGGTTCTGGCCATTGATGCTGAAGATTGTGAAGATGGAAGTATTTTAGAAATGCTTAATGCTCTTACACCTCCGCCAAGTCTTCAGGAATTCTATCTCAGGCGTTATCGGCATAAAACTCTCCCTACCTGGATCAATCCTGAGCAGCTTTCTAGTTTGCAATATCTTTGTATTGAGAATGGAGACCTCACCCACATCAAAACCAGTCCTCAGCATGTTGCTGATAGTCTATATACTTGGAACATTGAGGGTCTATGTTTCAAGGTGTTGCCAAGCTTAAAGGTGGACTGGAAGAACTTGGAGCAGGATATGCCTTTATTACGTTATGCAGAGGTGAGTGGTTGCTTCAATTTGCAAAATTTTCCATGTTCTGATGACAAGTTGGTGGTCTGGAGGAAGAATGAAGATTGAAGAGCCAATCAAACTTATGGTTGACTCTTTGTATCTCTGCTGTTGCAACCTTACTGCTCTGTTCTTGTGTGTTTCTCATTAGATAGGGCTACAGAGTGTTGATCttctctttgatttttttttgtacCTCCACTCTTGTACTTTCACTGGTTTTTTCACTTAGGATCTGCCGCGTAGGTTGACTGTAAGGGGGAAGGCCAGTGGTTGGGTTTCAGTGTGTGACATTTGCTAAATTTTCCTTccttttaatcttaattttaataaaattttggctcataaaaaaaaaaaaaaaaacttagcgtGAAAGACGCTAACTATAAATATTTGCAGACCAGAGTATTTATGTGTTCTTTACACTTGTTGCATGTGAGCTATATAAATTTCCTTTTGGTGTGTTTCAATTGACAATTGATTAATGGTTTTCTGCAAGGGTTATCTTTACGTGCATGTTGTTATGACAAGCACACAGGATCTAAGCCTCCTATGTGAAATCCTTTTTGCTGTTGGTTTGCAGCAGTTTTCATGGGTGAAAACTGCAAGAACTTGGAGAGTTGGAAAATTCCTCCTTGCATGTGCATGCCTGACGTGGGAATGTGGAAGAAACCACATTGAACCGCTGGCATAAAAATGGGCAAGAGCCATTTTTGCTTGCAACGGTTTTGCATGCGTTGCAAAGAAGAAAACAAAAAACTCGGTTTTCTTTCCTTTACAAAGCAAGCTTTCTGGTCTAGCAAAAACAGTCCATCCGTTAGTATTCTTGGCAATATTTAAGGTTGTAAAATTGGGGTTGCACATATAATATAGCAGGGAGGGATGGAGTTTACGATTTCTAAAATGCTAACAAATTTCTAAACAtggggacaagaatcaattcacTATTAAATTATGCCTTTGCATTTGAAAGAAGACGATAACACTGGCATTAATCAGCtccaaaatattaaaataataaaattgaaagTTCCACAATTGCATAACCTTAAAACATCATGAAGAAATTTTAATTATGGGCTGCAACTGGCCACACTTGAAGTAAGAGTGGCCTATACCTGTGGCTATAGGCCCAAGTTGTTGTAGTGGCTGAGATTATATCATTTTCtttgttattaaaattatttttaaattcaacTTTTTTTAAAGTGTGCCATAATCAATTAATTCAACGACTTTTGTTTTACCAAAAGACAAAGGCATCTGCTTTTtttcgtaaaaaaaaaaaaaaagggtggggGGGAAAAGACCCCTAATTTTCCTCATAGAAACtcactttttcttttgtttttcctccACTAGACAGGACGTAACTTTGGCTGATTAAAGTTAATCGAGATGAGTGAGAGATGACACTATTTCATTTGGTAGAAAATTAGAAGTATACTAAACTTCATGGAAGATATGCTTAGTTTGTCATGATTCAGTAGTTAAAAACAAGTATCACTTCTTTACTATATCATATTTCTAGTTTCAATTTCTCCGAtttctttattatatatatatatatttttttttaaacttggtaagtgttaacatACCTACATTCAATTAAGCTTAATTAtgcaaatattttaaattttgattttaaatatagTTGCAGCGCGTAAAAAATTTAAGTGTCTCTGAAACGCATAATATTATTTGTATCAGTGTGTAGCTGGTTTATTAATCCACCCCTTTTATGTATTAAAAATAAAGTTGCCACGAGCCgtcatttaatttgtcttccatCAGCAAAATGAAGCCGCTCCTCTGATTCACGTGATTAATTAGAAAACTCCATCCACAGCTTCTCGTCGGATAATAATGCAAATGGCCACCCAGAGGATACTCCAACGGAGAAATTATTCTGTAAGGTTTTAAAGGGATGCCCTACATGCACTGATAAAAAACAACATTGTAAAGCGGCTTTGATAAAGCAACTTTAGTTCATTCTTTTCTTTCCAATTAGAAATGGAACTTTAGTTCATCTTTACTTTAGTTCATCATTATTTGGAAATTGTTGATGGTGGTAGTCCATTtcattattgatttttttttatatagtatAGCTTTAACCATTTAATTATTGACTCATAAAAAATGAGTTATCGTTAATTCACCCTTAAAAAATCAATTCAAAAGGAGAGAAGTATTTGAGATTATATaagatatatattattttataacaaatcaatttaagATTTTAACACATTCCTCTCATATTTAGAGTAAACTTTTTgagtataaaatatttatttaaatattaaatttaatactattttaaaaaaattaaattaaatctaatTCACTCCACAAAGTAAAAAAAAGTGTCCAAAATCACAGGACCATACGCTCTTATCCCTAACAACGTCACATCTTTCACATTAATTTTGGCTTTGGCTGATTTGAAGTTAAAGTAGATGAGCGGAGACAGCACTACCTCATTTGAGAATAGAAAGTTGGAAATGATAGGTGATGACATCTG harbors:
- the LOC110643718 gene encoding disease resistance RPP13-like protein 4 — encoded protein: MAVVDSMIQILAQQVFTALQNQAHFALDFKGQFEVMKTRLDLTKALLADTENLKSKKEIVKASLSSLRELVYEADNILTDCLIRDEYQNDGSCSSLTFQKPLFWYQTGKKLKDINAKMEAMERSLGAYLKAQDLSNHGDNEHQIVKYTTQDYDPSEIIGLEHDLEKLKGWIFGTTNVLHRVGIVGMGGLGKTTIAQKIFNDEEVTKRYEKMLWVSVSQISSEERILRSMLEQLEPNFSMSDESQIMHKINQALEGKTCLIFMDDVWRMNLPWWDKFCSSLQKVIGGNSCVIITTRNEEVATDMGVDKSQIHQPKTLNKDESWLLFSKFAFARCRGKRCPDAQFEKEGREILDKCGGLPLAIKTVAALLAPKTNSLVQWNEINKNFHELIVEGKISSVMASLQLSYDELPTHLKQCLLCFSIYPEDFEMHAEQLVHWWVGEGLIQGKGSKTAKEMGFEYLSDLVARCLVEAVHRRDYDGRVYCCRMHDMVRELTIKIAEEESFGRFDEQSRQIPIANSRWLGITSKMHSKSLRNSTKLRALLLMPSSEVVLDRRIGWFSSLRVLDFSLGKLDNISVEDFLVWICSLKRLAYLNLSGVSGIKELPSSIRKLRNLQLLILCGCSNLVRLNPYITTLKKLVVLDLGSCGLEYLPKGLGRLFYLQELSGFKISNQANKQSCRLHELRVLSHLRVLRMNIGIDSVILEDDKSVLSQLSKLKVLAIDAEDCEDGSILEMLNALTPPPSLQEFYLRRYRHKTLPTWINPEQLSSLQYLCIENGDLTHIKTSPQHVADSLYTWNIEGLCFKVLPSLKVDWKNLEQDMPLLRYAEVSGCFNLQNFPCSDDKLVVWRKNED